One Corythoichthys intestinalis isolate RoL2023-P3 chromosome 9, ASM3026506v1, whole genome shotgun sequence DNA window includes the following coding sequences:
- the tbc1d20 gene encoding TBC1 domain family member 20, giving the protein MKTSRTATASSLVNGNQSDERRQRKMADIAQALQASPADVAALRRMAISEGGLLTDELRCQVWPRLLNVPPNILEQEPEIVERNNNKDYNQVLLDVQRSLRRFPPGMPDEQREGLQEELIDIILRVLKRNPQLHYYQGYHDIVVTFLLVLGERLATALVEKLSTHHLRDFMDPTMDNTKHILNYLMPIIERVNPEVHDFMQQAEVGTVFALSWLITWFGHVLSDFRHVVRLYDFFLACHPLMPIYFAAVIVLYREEEVLECECDMAMVHHLLSQIPQDLPYETLISRAGDLFVQFPPSELAREAATHDCMATTTFKDFDLASTQQRPDSVLRRRRKQQQEVPERSVVARPSVTRRFVRLAVMGLTVALGAAALAVVNTALEWAPKLDLFP; this is encoded by the exons AGAGGCGGCAGAGGAAGATGGCAGACATCGCTCAAGCCTTGCAAGCGAGTCCAGCGGACGTGGCGGCCCTCAGGAGGATGGCCATTAGCGAGGGTGGCCTGCTTACGGACGAGTTGCGCTGTCAGGTTTGGCCGCGCCTCCTCAACGTCCCGCCCAACATCTTGGAGCAGGAGCCAG AGATAGTGGAGCGGAACAACAACAAGGACTATAACCAGGTGCTATTGGATGTTCAGCGGTCACTACGAAGGTTCCCTCCAG GTATGCCGGATGAGCAGCGCGAGGGTCTCCAGGAGGAACTTATAGACATCATCCTCCGCGTGCTAAAGCGGAATCCTCAGTTGCACTACTACCAAGGTTACCACGACATCGTGGTCACCTTTCTCCTCGTCCTGGGCGAGCGCTTGGCCACCGCCCTCGTGGAAAAACTCTCGACGCATCACCTCAG GGACTTCATGGACCCCACCATGGACAACACCAAACACATCCTCAACTACCTGATGCCCATCATCGAGAGGGTTAACCCCGAGGTGCATGATTTCATGCAACA GGCTGAGGTGGGCACCGTTTTTGCGCTCAGCTGGCTGATCACCTGGTTCGGTCACGTACTGTCAGACTTCCGCCACGTGGTACGGTTGTACGACTTCTTCCTGGCCTGCCACCCGCTCATGCCTATTTACTTCGCAGCCGTG ATCGTACTGTACAGAGAAGAGGAAGTGCTGGAATGCGAGTGCGACATGGCGATGGTCCATCACCTGCTGTCTCAGATCCCTCAGGATCTGCCCTACGAGACCCTCATCAGCCGGGCAGGGGATCTGTTTGTTCAGTTTCCCCCATCCGAGCTAGCTAGAGAGGCCGCCACGCACGATTG CATGGCGACCACCACCTTTAAGGACTTTGACCTGGCTTCGACGCAACAGCGACCCGACTCGGTGCTCCGTCGTCGGCGGAAGCAGCAGCAAGAGGTGCCCGAGCGCTCGGTAGTGGCCCGACCGTCTGTGACGCGCCGCTTCGTACGCTTGGCGGTAATGGGCCTGACTGTGGCTTTGGGGGCGGCGGCGCTGGCTGTGGTCAACACCGCCCTTGAGTGGGCCCCCAAGCTGGACCTTTTTCCGTGA